The Acidicapsa acidisoli genome contains a region encoding:
- a CDS encoding PadR family transcriptional regulator, whose product MSEQSSDKQLDLLQGTLDLLILKAVSLGPLHGYGVLLRIQQISGQTLVIQQGSLYPALYRLEHQGAIASDWGESENNRRAKFYRLTAAGRMRLDEEMDKWNRMAGIMGTILLAEPEGA is encoded by the coding sequence TTGTCCGAACAATCGTCTGACAAGCAGCTTGATCTTTTGCAGGGCACGCTCGACCTGCTTATTCTGAAGGCCGTTTCGCTCGGCCCGCTGCACGGCTACGGCGTTTTATTGCGGATTCAGCAAATCTCGGGGCAAACGCTGGTGATTCAGCAGGGGTCGCTGTATCCGGCTCTGTACCGGCTGGAGCACCAGGGAGCGATCGCGAGCGACTGGGGCGAAAGCGAGAACAACCGCCGGGCGAAGTTCTACCGCCTAACCGCTGCGGGACGCATGCGCCTTGACGAAGAGATGGATAAGTGGAACCGCATGGCTGGGATCATGGGGACGATTCTGCTCGCAGAACCGGAGGGGGCATGA
- a CDS encoding ABC transporter permease, with amino-acid sequence MKRLYLLLSRMVAEPRSWFRAVAQRNRLEAEMEAELASHLADLTADLIRSGYSAAEASRRARIALGSTVVHKEAMRASLGLRLSDELGGDLPYALRRLRRSLGFTAMAVISLALAIGANTTIFSMARQILYERLAVERPSELRLLAWTGTKKHVAVHSIWGDYDPVGDGRVTSTSFSYPVYQQLRAQNQVMEKLFAFKGMSGNATIAGQAQQAEGELVSGNYYSQLGVRPVLGRVISEVDDVSTANGAVVVISYGLWQREFGGSPTVLGQIIKLNEVPLTIIGVNPKGFTGARSTMGSPQLFAPLAMQPLLRPNGDRGSLLSDNREWWVNVIGRIRPGVSDATAQAALDAELGAAARATLPVHPDEDLPRMDLHDGSRGLFRQGRSFLQPMRVLLTMVGFVLVLSCANIANLMLARGTQRQREISVRLAMGAGRRRIARQMLVESLVLAALGGAGGAVLGYAGTIVAPRLTHMGWSSDDPRVHFDWKVLLFTVAITIATGILFGLAPAFAAARAGVSAGLKESSQSVTRRRKSWGGRSLVAFQIALSTLLVIGAGLFLRTLVGLNAVNVGFRTDHLLLAEISLPPKQYPAGKDVEFHTQLQQAIAAVPGVEDVSPAAVAYIANSTNRTTFLPEGVTAIKGNDDAEYYNIVGTSFFRMMGIPILEGRSFGPQDTSTSVKVGIINASLARERFPNQNPVGRRFHGEKHTLIQIVGVCADTHYASLRDEPPPQFFVPFVQQQSANGTWTYEIRTGGEPDAAIPALRRVVQRLDPDLPLINVRTQEQQILSATEQERVFVTLTSGFGLLALALASVGVYGVMAYSVAQRTNEIGIRLALGALPGQVRGMILRESTGLAGIGVVAGAVAALVLCRLLRSMLYGIRPDDPVTMAAGISILLAVALAASWIPARRAAGVEPVEALRHE; translated from the coding sequence ATGAAGCGGCTCTATCTCTTACTCAGCAGGATGGTTGCCGAGCCCCGGTCATGGTTTCGCGCGGTGGCGCAGCGCAACCGGCTGGAGGCCGAGATGGAGGCGGAACTAGCTAGCCATCTGGCGGATTTGACCGCTGACCTGATTCGAAGCGGGTACTCCGCAGCGGAGGCTTCGCGCCGCGCCCGCATCGCGCTGGGTTCGACAGTCGTTCATAAGGAGGCAATGCGCGCCTCGCTTGGCTTGCGGCTATCAGACGAGCTAGGTGGCGATCTTCCCTACGCCTTGCGGAGGTTGCGGCGGAGCCTGGGATTTACCGCGATGGCTGTGATTTCTCTTGCGCTAGCAATTGGGGCGAACACAACGATCTTTTCGATGGCCAGGCAAATTCTGTACGAGCGGTTGGCGGTGGAGCGGCCATCTGAGTTGCGTCTGCTTGCCTGGACGGGGACGAAGAAGCATGTGGCTGTCCACAGCATCTGGGGTGATTACGATCCGGTCGGGGATGGACGGGTTACAAGCACTTCTTTTTCCTATCCCGTCTATCAGCAGCTTCGAGCACAGAACCAGGTGATGGAAAAGCTATTCGCCTTCAAGGGGATGAGTGGGAATGCGACCATCGCGGGGCAGGCGCAGCAGGCCGAGGGTGAGCTGGTTTCGGGCAATTACTACAGCCAGCTTGGCGTAAGGCCGGTGCTGGGACGGGTTATCTCAGAGGTGGACGATGTTTCCACGGCGAATGGCGCGGTGGTGGTAATCAGCTACGGCCTGTGGCAGCGAGAGTTCGGCGGTTCGCCGACGGTGCTGGGACAGATCATCAAGCTCAATGAAGTGCCGTTGACAATTATCGGGGTGAATCCCAAAGGGTTCACCGGCGCACGAAGCACCATGGGTTCGCCACAGTTGTTTGCTCCGCTGGCGATGCAGCCGCTGTTGCGGCCGAATGGAGATCGAGGCTCGCTGCTCTCTGATAATCGCGAGTGGTGGGTGAATGTGATAGGCCGCATACGGCCCGGCGTCTCGGACGCAACGGCGCAGGCGGCTCTCGATGCTGAGCTGGGCGCGGCGGCGCGGGCGACACTGCCGGTGCATCCTGATGAGGACCTGCCACGGATGGATCTGCACGATGGCAGCCGTGGTCTGTTTCGCCAGGGCCGCTCCTTCCTGCAGCCGATGCGGGTGCTGCTCACGATGGTTGGCTTTGTGCTGGTGCTGTCCTGCGCCAACATCGCTAACCTGATGCTGGCGCGAGGCACGCAGCGGCAGCGGGAGATATCGGTGCGGCTGGCCATGGGCGCAGGGCGCAGACGCATTGCACGGCAGATGCTGGTGGAGAGCCTGGTGTTGGCGGCTCTGGGCGGGGCCGGTGGCGCGGTGCTGGGTTATGCGGGCACTATCGTCGCTCCAAGACTGACGCATATGGGATGGTCGAGCGACGATCCTCGAGTGCATTTCGACTGGAAGGTGCTGCTCTTTACGGTTGCCATCACCATCGCAACGGGAATCCTGTTTGGATTAGCGCCTGCTTTCGCTGCCGCTCGCGCTGGAGTGAGCGCTGGACTCAAAGAGAGTTCGCAGTCGGTCACACGGCGCCGCAAGAGCTGGGGTGGGCGATCGCTGGTGGCGTTTCAGATTGCGCTGTCGACTTTGCTGGTGATTGGCGCGGGGCTGTTTCTGCGTACGCTGGTTGGTCTGAATGCCGTCAATGTGGGATTCCGCACGGATCATCTGTTGCTGGCCGAGATCAGCTTGCCTCCGAAGCAATATCCTGCGGGAAAGGATGTCGAATTTCATACTCAGCTTCAACAGGCGATCGCAGCGGTGCCCGGCGTGGAGGACGTGTCTCCGGCTGCTGTGGCCTACATTGCGAACAGCACCAACCGAACCACTTTTCTGCCCGAGGGCGTGACGGCCATAAAGGGAAATGACGACGCCGAGTATTACAACATCGTTGGCACCAGTTTCTTTCGGATGATGGGTATTCCGATTCTTGAAGGGCGCTCATTTGGGCCGCAGGATACGTCAACTTCGGTCAAGGTGGGTATTATCAATGCCAGCTTGGCCAGGGAGCGATTTCCCAACCAGAATCCGGTTGGAAGACGCTTCCACGGGGAAAAGCACACGCTGATCCAGATTGTGGGCGTATGCGCGGACACGCACTATGCGAGCCTGCGCGATGAGCCTCCGCCGCAGTTTTTTGTGCCATTTGTTCAGCAGCAGAGCGCGAATGGAACCTGGACGTATGAGATTCGCACGGGAGGCGAGCCCGACGCAGCCATTCCGGCTCTACGTAGGGTGGTGCAAAGGCTTGATCCGGATCTGCCGCTGATCAACGTGCGCACCCAGGAGCAACAGATCTTGTCGGCTACCGAGCAGGAGCGGGTATTCGTCACACTGACCTCGGGGTTTGGCCTGCTGGCTCTGGCGCTGGCTTCGGTGGGCGTTTACGGCGTCATGGCATACTCGGTGGCGCAGAGGACGAACGAAATCGGTATACGGCTGGCGCTCGGGGCGCTGCCGGGCCAGGTGCGTGGCATGATTCTGCGCGAGAGCACAGGATTGGCTGGGATTGGCGTTGTTGCCGGGGCGGTTGCGGCCTTGGTGCTCTGCCGGTTGCTTCGCTCGATGTTGTATGGAATCCGGCCCGATGATCCGGTCACGATGGCGGCGGGCATTTCGATTCTTTTGGCGGTTGCCCTGGCGGCCAGTTGGATTCCGGCACGGCGCGCGGCTGGCGTGGAGCCGGTTGAGGCGCTGCGGCACGAGTGA